The proteins below come from a single Tribolium castaneum strain GA2 chromosome 9, icTriCast1.1, whole genome shotgun sequence genomic window:
- the DAAM gene encoding disheveled-associated activator of morphogenesis 1, whose product MNECRFVQCLGECTIGSFLPEGLPKCSVKLPAWENITNALPRFHIPAMPAVRSKRGWCGCLQDDEPPEITYCVVENTGTLTLQAITPTQPMPSQEELDAKFAELVEELDLTAPNKAAMLSLPSQKKWQIYCSRKGGEDTVDQTHAPEHYIERLRTLATLQYPEANTEEEVRTRTKQIDGLKTALRTSTHSFVIKFIELDGLSALLDCLERMDYFTAQSSIHTSIIGCVKALMNNSTGRAHVLAHPTSINTIAQSLSTENIKTKIAALEILGAVCLVSGGHKKVLDAMLHYQKYAFERTRFQGIINDLDRSTGIYRDEVNLKTAIMSFVNAVLNYGQGQENLEFRLHLRYEFLMLGIQPIIDKLRSHENETLDRHLDFFEMVRNEDEKELARKFELEHVDTKSATAMFDLIRRKLSHTAAYPHLLSLLEHCLLLPLDYGSHPQHWLLFDRIVQQIVLQQDNDVKNPDVSPIDINVKEIVHLLAKEEELTEARKKAEELERENTDMSNKLAKKEQELDQRTQEKEDIESSLARIKERLEKETAAHIETQQRLNELEYRAADLDRQVSCERGERFRLERLVSSGSIPDDAKVQGLKSTVDVEYKSPPPPPPLAPPPPPPAPGPPPPPNAPMAPPPEPFKVETVKKNIPQPANPLKSFNWSKLPETKLAGTIWSELDDTKLYNTMELDCIDKLFSAYQKNGVTNDGSIEDLRQMGKNRTKVLSVIDSRRAQNCTILLSKLKMSDEDITKAILSMDCKEQLPIDMVEQLLKFTPSSEEAALLEEHSDEIDSLARADRFLYEISKVPHYEQRLRSLHYKKRFQVTLNEIIPRITSVMEASREVSRSRRLRRLLEIVLALGNYMNRGARGNASGFRLASLNRLADTKSSAAKGTTLLHYLVQIIEKKFKDILRLDEDIPHVRVAAKVSLGELSKDMAQLRLGLKDVAKEIEFHLSQSPLANDKFVPVMREFQATATCRLAEVEDQYQDMKTRFERAVRLFGEDPTNAQPDEFFGVFDAFLTSFTEARQDNENMRRRQEEEEKRAKQEAELKKLTLERKHSREGILSSINKSLSLKNGESAKGEFDDLISALRTGDVFGEDMAKFKRSRKSRVTGNSPPRRNSVNREDSRERIVSSGRRQ is encoded by the exons GGGTTGCCCAAGTGTTCGGTCAAACTGCCTGCTTGGGAAAACATAACTAACGCCCTGCCTCGATTCCACATACCAGCCATGCCGGCCGTGCGATCCAAGCGCGGCTGGTGCGGCTGTCTTCAA GATGACGAACCCCCTGAAATAACCTACTGCGTGGTGGAGAACACCGGAACCCTCACTCTTCAGGCCATCACCCCGACACAACCAATGCCCTCGCAGGAAGAACTGGATGCCAAATTTGCTGAACTTGTG GAAGAGCTCGACTTGACAGCCCCTAATAAGGCTGCCATGTTGAGTTTGCCATCGCAGAAAAAATGGCAAATATATTGCTCAAGAAAAGGAGGAGAAGACACCGTGGACCAAACGCACGCACCTGAACACTACATCGAAAGACTGCGAACTTTAGCAACA ttgcaATACCCTGAAGCCAACACTGAGGAAGAAGTGAGGACACGGACGAAACAAATCGATGGCTTGAAAACGGCACTTCGGACGTCAACGCAcagttttgtaataaaatttatcgaatTAGATGGCCTGTCGGCACTTTTAGACTGTTTGGAACGTATGGACTATTTCACGGCTCAAAGCTCGATTCATACGAGCATAATTGGTTGTGTTAAAGctctgatgaacaattcg ACTGGGCGAGCTCACGTTTTGGCGCACCCGACAAGCATCAACACCATAGCTCAGTCTCTAAGCACTGaaaatatcaaaacaaaaatcgcAGCTCTTGAAATTTTGGGTGCGGTTTGTTTGGTGTCGGGTGGGCATAAGAAGGTGTTAGATGCAATGCTTCATTACCAAAAATATGCGTTCGAAAGGACAAGGTTTCAAGGAATCATCAACGATTTGGATCGCTCGACTGGAATCTACCGCGATGAGGTTAATTTGAAAACCGCTATAATGTCATTCGTTAATGCTGTACTGAACTATGGCCAAGGGCAAGAGAACTTAGAATTTAGGTTACACCTCCGATACGAGTTTCTCATGCTGGGTATTCAGCCAATCATCGATAAATTGCGAAGTCACGAGAATGAGACGCTGGACCGCCACttggattttttcgaaatggtGCGAAACGAAGACGAGAAGGAGCTAGCTCGGAAGTTCGAGCTTGAGCACGTTGATACCAAAAGTGCAACCGCAATGTTTGATCTCATTAGACGTAAATTAAGCCACACTGCGGCCTACCCGCACCTGCTGTCTCTCCTAGAGCACTGTCTCCTGCTCCCCTTGGACTACGGCTCCCACCCCCAACACTGGCTCCTCTTCGACCGCATCGTCCAACAAATCGTCCTCCAACAAGACAACGACGTCAAAAACCCCGACGTTTCCCCCATAGATATCAACGTCAAAGAAATCGTCCACCTCCTCGCAAAAGAAGAAGAACTGACCGAAGCGCGGAAAAAAGCCGAGGAACTCGAACGCGAGAACACAGACATGTCAAACAAACTTGCGAAAAAAGAACAAGAGCTCGACCAACGCACCCAGGAAAAAGAGGATATTGAGTCGAGCTTAGCCCGGATTAAAGAACGTCTCGAAAAGGAAACAGCGGCGCATATTGAAACCCAACAACGTTTGAACGAACTCGAATATAGAGCTGCAGATTTGGACAGACAAGTGTCATGTGAAAGGGGTGAGAGATTCCGGTTGGAGCGCTTGGTCAGCTCGGGGAGTATTCCAGACGATGCGAAAGTGCAAGGTTTGAAATCGACGGTGGATGTGGAGTATAAGAGTccaccgccgccgccgccattGGCACCGCCGCCGCCTCCACCGGCCCCCGGGCCGCCACCGCCTCCGAATGCCCCCATGGCGCCGCCGCCGGAACCCTTCAAGGTTGAAACAGTCAAGAAAAATATTCCACAACCGGCGAATCCTTTAAAATCATTCAATTGGTCGAAATTGCCTGAAACTAAGCTAGCAGGGACGATTTGGAGCGAGTTGGATGATACTAAGTTGTACAATACGATGGAGTTGGATTGTATTGATAAATTATTCTCGGCGTATCAGAAGAATGGAGTGACG AACGACGGTTCGATTGAGGATTTGCGCCAGATGGGCAAGAACCGAACCAAAGTATTATCAGTGATAGACAGCCGTCGTGCCCAAAACTGCACCATCCTGCTCTCGAAACTCAAAATGTCCGACGAAGACATCACTAAAGCCATCTTGAGCATGGACTGCAAAGAGCAACTCCCAATCGACATGGTCGAGCAACTCTTGAAATTCACGCCAAGTTCCGAAGAAGCAGCTCTTTTGGAAGAACACAGCGACGAAATCGACTCGTTGGCCCGCGCCGACCGCTTCCTATACGAAATTTCCAAGGTGCCTCACTACGAACAAAGACTCCGCAGCTTGCACTACAAGAAACGGTTCCAAGTCACCCTCAACGAGATCATTCCGCGCATCACTAGCGTAATGGAGGCCTCCCGCGAGGTGTCCCGCTCCCGTCGTCTTCGACGGCTTTTGGAAATAGTTTTAGCGTTAGGAAACTACATGAATCGAGGGGCTAGAGGGAACGCTTCCGGCTTCCGTCTCGCGTCACTAAATAGACTTGCTGATACCAAATCAAGTGCCGCCAAAGGCACGACGTTGCTTCATTATCTAGTACAAATAATCGAGAAGAAATTCAAAGATATACTGCGTTTAGACGAGGATATTCCACATGTTAGAGTAGCAGCCAAAGTGTCCTTAGGCGAACTTAGCAAGGATATGGCGCAGCTGAGACTAGGATTGAAGGACGTAGCGAAAGAAATTGAATTTCATCTAAGTCAGAGTCCTTTAGCTAACGATAAGTTCGTTCCTGTCATGAGGGAGTTCCAAGCTACGGCCACGTGCCGACTGGCTGAAGTCGAAGACCAGTATCAAGACATGAAG ACGAGGTTTGAGCGCGCAGTTCGTCTCTTTGGCGAAGACCCGACGAACGCCCAACCCGACGAATTCTTCGGCGTTTTCGACGCGTTTTTAACCTCGTTCACTGAAGCCCGCCAAGACAACGAAAACATGCGCCGCCGACAGGAGGAGGAGGAAAAGCGAGCGAAACAAGAAGCGGAGTTGAAGAAACTCACCCTTGAGCGAAAGCACAGTCGGGAGGGAATTCTCTCATcgattaataaaagtttgagTCTGAAAAATGGGGAAAGTGCGAAGGGAGAGTTCGACGATTTAATTTCTGCCTTAAGAACGGGCGATGTTTTCGGCGAAGATATGGCAAAGTTTAAAAGGTCGAGGAAGAGTCGGGTGACTGGAAATTCGCCACCGAGGCGGAATTCAGTCAATCGGGAAGACAGCAGAGAGAGAATTGTTAGTAGCGGAAGGAggcagtaa
- the LOC658935 gene encoding sialin codes for MVNLSNLLLSELTCRKILYVVLAFGFMTHSMISSAFSIAIVAMFEEDGTSINLNVDEKHEVLGIFFLGYVITKIPSGRLADTFGARKVVGFSTILAALLTLATPFIVQWDYYALLGTRLMTGVLEGCIFPCLLPITANWYSTTPSSKFLSSMEASAFGVGFTFLIGGYLIDVCGWASIFYFVGSVTLMWVGVWFYLVYDSPNEHPRITPDERIQIGREIANFEIKKYSLFEIPWKGILTSGPVWAIVIAQVANFYLYAILTNEVPTYLSEVLQYDITEVGLFASLPPLGKYFVTILFGNLADYSLSSGKLSVGATRKIFEALGLLVPAGCLAIQAIFGHSLAVSLLTLMSAKLFNGAIVGGHFPSIVEVAPNFSGFVSGWVFTFGAIAAYSSAKITALLLQNGHTFDEWKYTFWITAGICLIGFGFYSIFCSTKPAKWNSC; via the exons ATGgtaaatttgtcaaatttaCTGTTATCAG AATTAACATGCCGGAAAATTTTATACGTTGTTTTGGCTTTCGGATTTATGACACATTCAATGATTAGTTCGGCTTTCAGCATTGCCATAGTTGCGATGTTTGAAGAGGATGGTACTTCGATTAATTTGAATGTGGATGAGAAGCACGAGGTTTTGGGCATTTTTTTCCTAGGATATGTGATTACGAAAATACCAAGTGGAAGATTGGCTGACACATTTGGGGCAAGAAAAGTAGTCGGGTTTAGTACCATCCTGGCTGCTCTTTTAACTCTCGCAACTCCTTTTATTGTACAGTGGGATTATTACGCACTTTTGGGCACAAGACTGATGACTGGGGTGTTAGAAGGGTGCATATTTCCATGTTTACTACCCATCACAGCCAATTGGTACTCCACTACACCGTCTTCGAAATTTTTGTCAAGTATGGAAGCCTCTGCCTTTGGTGTAGGTTTCACTTTTCTAATTGGTGGATACCTTATTGATGTGTGTGGCTGGGCtagtattttttactttgtcgGAAGTGTAACACTGATGTGGGTCGGGGTTTGGTTCTACTTGGTGTACGACAGTCCGAATGAACATCCTAGAATAACTCCCGACGAAAGAATTCAAATTGGGCGAGAGattgcaaattttgaaataaaaaagtatagtTTATTTGAAATTCCATGGAAAGGCATTCTCACTTCTGGCCCAGTCTGGGCTATAGTCATAGCTCAAGTGgcaaatttttacctttatgcCATTTTAACCAATGAGGTACCAACTTATCTAAGTGAAGTCTTGCAATACGACATTACCGAAGTCGGGTTATTTGCAAGTTTACCGCCTTTAGGCAAATATTTCGTAACGATACTTTTTGGAAACTTAGCCGATTATTCGCTAAGCTCTGGGAAATTGTCAGTTGGTGCAACGAGAAAAATCTTTGAAGCTTTAGGATTGCTGGTTCCCGCCGGTTGTCTGGCAATTCAAGCAATCTTTGGACACAGTTTAGCTGTGTCTTTATTGACTTTAATGAGtgcaaaattgtttaatgGAGCTATTGTTGGTGGTCACTTTCCAAGCATAGTAGAAGTTGCTCCAAACTTTTCAGGATTTGTGTCAGGGTGGGTTTTTACTTTTGGCGCAATCGCAGCGTATTCATCGGCGAAAATTACCGcccttttacttcaaaatgGACACACTTTTGACGAGTGGAAGTACACTTTTTGGATCACGGCCGGAATTTGCCTCATCGGATTCGGCTTTTATTCAATATTTTGTTCAACAAAACCAGCAAAATGGAATTCTTGTTAG
- the LOC659007 gene encoding sialin-like isoform X1: MPPIREMLTCRRILTIMSVSGFIVNAVLKTVFNIAVVAMTKKTNQTAEIFAWDENQRQELIGIFFWGFALTKIPSGRLAEVIGSRKVTGYSMLLASILTILTPWISKSNYYIFLSSRVLMGFLVGASWPAVMPLAARWVPPHEQTIFISCIASTAVGAGIAFQVSGFLISALGWKSVFYVFGGVSTLWSLLWFGLIYDSPQQHPRISPEEKDLIESQIRDVKIRNVRLSEIPWISILTSGPVWAIAAGQIAVFFGYMTLSNEIPSYMDQVLHLEIKQIGIFAGFPYFGAYFLSLASSHFADYLRKSGKLSTTAVRKIFEAVGLLVPAFSMLLLVFWGYLTPVAVTLFTISITTCAISSAGHCTNMLDVSPNFAGTICGLVNTFSSFTAYISTEMVTALLRKDNTFKEWRFVFAIVFGVEVVATGVYLIFCSGEKQSWDSVKTNEGREEIRPLKRKNLNQNLE, from the exons ATGCCTCCCATCCGTG aaatgCTGACCTGCCGCCGAATCTTAACCATAATGTCTGTAAGTGGTTTTATCGTAAACGCGGTCCTGAAAACCGTTTTCAACATTGCAGTGGTCGCAATGACCAAGAAGACCAATCAAACGGCGGAAATTTTTGCCTGGGACGAAAACCAGCGCCAGGAACTCATCGGGATTTTTTTCTGGGGTTTTGCCCTAACTAAAATCCCCAGTGGACGTCTAGCTGAAGTAATCGGCTCGCGAAAAGTTACGGGTTACTCCATGTTGCTAGCCTCAATTCTCACAATTCTCACTCCTTGGATTTCTAAAtcaaattattacatatttttatcttctcgCGTTTTGATGGGTTTTCTTGTGGGGGCTAGTTGGCCGGCTGTTATGCCCTTGGCGGCAAGGTGGGTACCACCCCATGAGCaaacaattttcatttcttGCATCGCCTCCACAGCTGTGGGAGCGGGGATTGCGTTCCAGGTTTCCGGGTTCCTCATTTCTGCACTAGGTtggaaaagtgttttttatgtttttgggGGCGTATCAACTTTGTGGTCGCTACTTTGGTTTGGTTTAATTTACGATTCGCCCCAACAACACCCTCGAATTTCACCAGAAGAGAAAGATTTGATCGAGAGCCAGATTAGAGACGTAAAAATCCGAAACGTGAGATTGAGTGAAATTCCCTGGATCAGTATTTTGACGTCTGGCCCCGTGTGGGCCATTGCCGCAGGTCAAATTGCAGTTTTCTTCGGTTATATGACTCTGAGTAACGAAATACCCTCCTACATGGACCAAGTCCTCCACTTGGAGATCAAACAAATAGGGATTTTTGCCGGTTTTCCCTACTTCGGGGCTTACTTTTTGTCCCTAGCCTCAAGTCACTTTGCTGATTATTTGCGCAAAAGTGGGAAATTGTCCACAACAGCTGTTCGAAAAATCTTCGAGGCAGTCGGATTACTAGTTCCGGCCTTTTCGATGCTACTTTTAGTGTTTTGGGGGTATTTGACCCCAGTTGCTGTCACTCTTTTTACAATTTCGATCACAACTTGTGCCATTTCAAGCGCCGGTCATTGCACAAACATGTTGGACGTTTCACCGAACTTCGCAGGGACCATTTGTGGTCTAGTTAACACTTTTTCGTCGTTTACGGCGTACATTTCGACGGAAATGGTCACAGCTTTGCTCAGAAAAGACAACACTTTTAAAGAATGGCGTTTCGTTTTTGCTATTGTTTTCGGAGTTGAGGTGGTTGCTACTGgggtttatttgattttttgctcgGGGGAAAAACAAAGTTGGGATTCGGTCAAGACGAATGAAGGGAGAGAAGAAATAAGGCCACTAAAGAGGAAAAATTTGAACCAAAatcttgaataa
- the LOC659007 gene encoding sialin-like isoform X2: MTKKTNQTAEIFAWDENQRQELIGIFFWGFALTKIPSGRLAEVIGSRKVTGYSMLLASILTILTPWISKSNYYIFLSSRVLMGFLVGASWPAVMPLAARWVPPHEQTIFISCIASTAVGAGIAFQVSGFLISALGWKSVFYVFGGVSTLWSLLWFGLIYDSPQQHPRISPEEKDLIESQIRDVKIRNVRLSEIPWISILTSGPVWAIAAGQIAVFFGYMTLSNEIPSYMDQVLHLEIKQIGIFAGFPYFGAYFLSLASSHFADYLRKSGKLSTTAVRKIFEAVGLLVPAFSMLLLVFWGYLTPVAVTLFTISITTCAISSAGHCTNMLDVSPNFAGTICGLVNTFSSFTAYISTEMVTALLRKDNTFKEWRFVFAIVFGVEVVATGVYLIFCSGEKQSWDSVKTNEGREEIRPLKRKNLNQNLE, translated from the coding sequence ATGACCAAGAAGACCAATCAAACGGCGGAAATTTTTGCCTGGGACGAAAACCAGCGCCAGGAACTCATCGGGATTTTTTTCTGGGGTTTTGCCCTAACTAAAATCCCCAGTGGACGTCTAGCTGAAGTAATCGGCTCGCGAAAAGTTACGGGTTACTCCATGTTGCTAGCCTCAATTCTCACAATTCTCACTCCTTGGATTTCTAAAtcaaattattacatatttttatcttctcgCGTTTTGATGGGTTTTCTTGTGGGGGCTAGTTGGCCGGCTGTTATGCCCTTGGCGGCAAGGTGGGTACCACCCCATGAGCaaacaattttcatttcttGCATCGCCTCCACAGCTGTGGGAGCGGGGATTGCGTTCCAGGTTTCCGGGTTCCTCATTTCTGCACTAGGTtggaaaagtgttttttatgtttttgggGGCGTATCAACTTTGTGGTCGCTACTTTGGTTTGGTTTAATTTACGATTCGCCCCAACAACACCCTCGAATTTCACCAGAAGAGAAAGATTTGATCGAGAGCCAGATTAGAGACGTAAAAATCCGAAACGTGAGATTGAGTGAAATTCCCTGGATCAGTATTTTGACGTCTGGCCCCGTGTGGGCCATTGCCGCAGGTCAAATTGCAGTTTTCTTCGGTTATATGACTCTGAGTAACGAAATACCCTCCTACATGGACCAAGTCCTCCACTTGGAGATCAAACAAATAGGGATTTTTGCCGGTTTTCCCTACTTCGGGGCTTACTTTTTGTCCCTAGCCTCAAGTCACTTTGCTGATTATTTGCGCAAAAGTGGGAAATTGTCCACAACAGCTGTTCGAAAAATCTTCGAGGCAGTCGGATTACTAGTTCCGGCCTTTTCGATGCTACTTTTAGTGTTTTGGGGGTATTTGACCCCAGTTGCTGTCACTCTTTTTACAATTTCGATCACAACTTGTGCCATTTCAAGCGCCGGTCATTGCACAAACATGTTGGACGTTTCACCGAACTTCGCAGGGACCATTTGTGGTCTAGTTAACACTTTTTCGTCGTTTACGGCGTACATTTCGACGGAAATGGTCACAGCTTTGCTCAGAAAAGACAACACTTTTAAAGAATGGCGTTTCGTTTTTGCTATTGTTTTCGGAGTTGAGGTGGTTGCTACTGgggtttatttgattttttgctcgGGGGAAAAACAAAGTTGGGATTCGGTCAAGACGAATGAAGGGAGAGAAGAAATAAGGCCACTAAAGAGGAAAAATTTGAACCAAAatcttgaataa